Proteins encoded in a region of the Streptomyces sp. PCS3-D2 genome:
- a CDS encoding SulP family inorganic anion transporter, producing MTATSPTSTPRGVRKDLPADLSASITVFLIAIPLSLGIALATGAPLQAGLVAAAVGGIVAGRLGGAPLQVSGPAAGLTVVTAELIQRYGWRTTCAITVLAGVCQLGLAALRTARSALMVSPAIVHGMLAGIGVTIALAQLHIVLGGTPQSSAVANVLGLPAQLADLHPVALGVSALTLVVLLGWPRLPGRPGRALRKVPAPLAAVATATAVAALAGLSLPRVDLPSWRSHALPEMPEGPVLGLIAAVLTITLVGSVESLLSAVATDKLIASERGTDNRPPRADLDRELRGQGAANIVSGALGGLPITGVAVRSVANVKSGAASRKSTMIHGCWVLLAAFLLVPLLDLIPLATLAALVMAVGVQMVSITHLRSVTRHREALVYGTTIAAVVLGGVLEGVAVGIAVAVALALHRLARTRITLERLDGGAHQVRAHGQLTFLAVPRLSRVLGQIPHDAHAVLELDGSFMDHAAYETIRDWQLSHLAHGGTLEVTGRSGQAARITGAEQTGDGGAHTPDGADRADVPGGAHAPDSGHDVRHAEGGHQGERSRRAQQRGTHQCCRPWTPWQNHCDHRAASTRTATTAATMAAAAATDTAGGEGQAGAPAPRLRGAGQLASGISAFHRDTAPHVRDELARLAREGQRPSQLFITCADSRLVTSMITASGPGDLFTVRNVGNLVPLPGAESTDDSVAAAIEYAVDVLQVDSITVCGHSGCGAMQALLSSAPGVAMTPLRRWLRHGLPSLARMSSRHHAWARIAGRLPADAVEQLCLTNVVQQLEHLRAHESVARRLAEGTLELHGMYFHVGEAQAYLLSEGDDFFDCRVFDTVGQHA from the coding sequence ATGACAGCCACTTCCCCCACCAGCACACCCCGAGGGGTCCGCAAAGACCTCCCCGCGGACCTCTCCGCCTCCATCACCGTCTTCCTGATCGCCATCCCGCTCTCCCTCGGCATCGCCCTCGCCACCGGAGCCCCGCTGCAGGCGGGCCTGGTCGCGGCCGCGGTGGGTGGGATCGTCGCCGGACGCCTGGGCGGCGCCCCCCTCCAGGTCAGCGGGCCGGCCGCCGGACTCACCGTGGTCACCGCCGAGTTGATCCAGCGGTACGGATGGCGCACCACGTGCGCCATCACCGTGCTCGCCGGTGTCTGTCAGCTCGGCCTCGCCGCCCTGCGCACCGCCCGGTCCGCGCTCATGGTCAGCCCTGCCATCGTGCACGGCATGCTCGCGGGCATCGGCGTGACGATCGCACTGGCCCAACTGCACATCGTGCTCGGCGGCACTCCGCAGAGCTCGGCCGTGGCGAACGTCCTCGGCCTGCCTGCCCAGCTGGCGGACCTGCACCCGGTGGCGCTCGGAGTCAGCGCACTGACCCTGGTCGTCCTGCTCGGCTGGCCGCGGCTGCCCGGGCGGCCGGGCCGTGCACTGCGCAAGGTGCCGGCCCCCCTCGCCGCCGTCGCCACGGCAACCGCCGTCGCCGCACTGGCCGGGCTCAGCCTGCCTCGGGTGGACCTGCCGTCCTGGCGCAGCCACGCCCTTCCGGAAATGCCCGAGGGGCCGGTCCTCGGCCTCATCGCCGCCGTACTGACCATCACCCTGGTCGGAAGTGTGGAATCCCTGCTCTCGGCGGTCGCGACCGACAAGCTGATCGCCTCCGAGCGGGGCACGGACAACCGCCCGCCCCGTGCCGACCTCGACCGGGAACTGCGCGGGCAGGGCGCGGCGAACATCGTCTCCGGAGCCCTGGGCGGGCTACCCATCACGGGTGTGGCCGTGCGCAGCGTGGCGAACGTCAAGTCCGGCGCGGCCAGCCGGAAGTCCACCATGATCCACGGGTGCTGGGTGCTGCTCGCGGCCTTCCTGCTGGTGCCCCTCCTGGACCTGATCCCGCTGGCCACGCTGGCCGCCCTGGTGATGGCGGTGGGCGTGCAGATGGTCAGCATCACGCACCTGCGCAGCGTCACCCGGCACCGGGAGGCCCTGGTCTACGGGACGACCATTGCGGCCGTGGTGCTCGGTGGGGTGCTGGAGGGCGTGGCCGTGGGCATCGCGGTCGCCGTGGCCCTGGCCCTGCACCGCCTCGCCCGGACCCGGATCACGCTGGAGCGGCTGGACGGCGGCGCCCACCAGGTGCGGGCGCACGGCCAGTTGACCTTCCTCGCGGTGCCACGGCTGAGCCGCGTGCTGGGCCAGATCCCGCACGACGCGCACGCCGTGCTCGAGCTCGACGGCTCCTTCATGGACCACGCGGCCTACGAGACCATCCGGGACTGGCAGCTGTCCCATCTGGCGCACGGCGGAACCCTGGAGGTCACCGGCCGCTCGGGACAGGCAGCCCGGATCACCGGGGCCGAACAGACCGGGGACGGCGGAGCGCACACGCCCGACGGAGCGGACCGGGCCGACGTCCCGGGCGGGGCGCACGCGCCGGACAGCGGCCACGACGTCCGCCACGCCGAGGGCGGCCACCAGGGCGAGCGGTCGCGTCGCGCCCAGCAGCGCGGGACGCACCAGTGCTGCCGTCCCTGGACCCCCTGGCAGAACCACTGCGACCACCGCGCCGCTTCCACCCGTACCGCCACCACGGCCGCGACGATGGCGGCCGCGGCGGCCACGGACACCGCGGGCGGTGAGGGGCAGGCCGGGGCGCCGGCGCCCCGGCTGCGCGGCGCGGGCCAACTGGCCAGTGGGATCAGCGCCTTCCACCGCGACACAGCGCCCCACGTACGGGACGAGCTGGCCCGGCTGGCCCGCGAGGGGCAGCGGCCCTCGCAGCTGTTCATCACCTGCGCGGACTCCCGGCTGGTGACCAGCATGATCACGGCGAGCGGCCCGGGAGACCTGTTCACCGTGCGCAACGTCGGCAATCTGGTGCCGCTGCCCGGAGCTGAGTCCACGGACGACTCCGTCGCTGCGGCCATCGAGTACGCGGTGGACGTGCTGCAGGTGGACAGCATCACGGTCTGCGGGCACTCGGGCTGTGGGGCCATGCAGGCCCTGCTCAGCTCGGCGCCCGGGGTCGCGATGACTCCGCTGCGCCGCTGGCTGCGGCACGGACTGCCCAGCCTGGCGCGGATGTCCAGCCGCCACCACGCCTGGGCCCGGATCGCCGGCAGGCTCCCCGCGGACGCGGTGGAGCAGCTGTGCCTGACCAATGTGGTCCAGCAACTGGAACACCTGAGGGCCCACGAGTCGGTGGCCAGGAGGCTCGCGGAGGGCACCCTGGAGCTGCACGGGATGTACTTCCACGTGGGCGAGGCCCAGGCGTATCTGCTGTCCGAGGGGGATGACTTCTTCGACTGCAGGGTCTTCGACACGGTCGGCCAGCACGCCTGA
- the acs gene encoding acetate--CoA ligase: MPGDTTDTLGKGDVVSNESLANLLKEERRFAPPADLAAAANVKEAAYAQADADRLGFWAEQARRLTWATEPTETLDWTNPPFAKWFADGRLNVAYNCVDRHVEAGNGDRVAIHFEGEPGDSRAITYAELKDEVSRAANALTELGVEAGDRVAIYLPMIPEAVVAMLACARIGAAHSVVFGGFSADAVASRIQDADAKLVITADGGYRRGKPSALKPAIDEAVAKCPQVEHVLVVRRTGQDTSFTEGRDVWWHDAVARQSAEHTPQAFDAEHPLFILYTSGTTGKPKGILHTSGGYLTQAAYTHHAVFDLKPESDVYWCTADIGWVTGHSYIVYGPLANGATQVMYEGTPDTPHQGRFWEVVQKYGVTILYTAPTAIRTFMKWGDDIPAKFDLSSLRVLGSVGEPINPEAWVWYRKHIGGDRCPIVDTWWQTETGAMMISPLPGVTHTKPGSAQRALPGISATVVDDEAHEVPNGGGGYLVLTEPWPSMLRTIWGDDQRFIDTYWSRFEGKYFAGDGAKKDDDGDIWLLGRVDDVMLVSGHNISTTEVESALVSHPSVAEAAVVGAADETTGQAIVAFVILRGSASETGSLVSDLRDHVGSTLGPIAKPKRILPVQELPKTRSGKIMRRLLRDVAENRAVGDVTTLADSSVMDLIQSKLPAAAGSED, translated from the coding sequence ATGCCCGGGGACACAACGGACACCCTGGGAAAGGGAGATGTCGTGAGCAATGAGAGCCTGGCCAATCTGCTCAAGGAGGAGCGGCGGTTCGCACCGCCCGCCGATCTGGCCGCCGCCGCCAATGTGAAAGAGGCTGCGTATGCACAGGCCGACGCGGACCGGCTGGGCTTCTGGGCCGAGCAGGCCCGGCGGCTGACCTGGGCCACCGAGCCGACCGAGACGCTCGACTGGACCAACCCGCCCTTCGCGAAGTGGTTCGCCGACGGCAGGCTGAACGTCGCCTACAACTGCGTGGACCGCCACGTGGAGGCCGGCAACGGCGACCGCGTCGCCATCCACTTCGAGGGCGAGCCCGGCGACAGCCGCGCGATCACCTACGCCGAGCTCAAGGACGAGGTCTCCAGGGCCGCCAACGCCCTCACCGAGCTGGGCGTCGAGGCCGGCGACCGCGTCGCCATCTACCTCCCGATGATCCCCGAGGCGGTCGTCGCGATGCTCGCGTGCGCCCGCATCGGTGCCGCGCACTCCGTGGTCTTCGGCGGCTTCTCCGCCGACGCCGTCGCCTCCCGCATCCAGGATGCCGACGCCAAGCTGGTCATCACCGCCGACGGCGGCTACCGCCGCGGCAAGCCCAGCGCCCTGAAGCCCGCCATCGACGAGGCCGTCGCCAAGTGCCCGCAGGTCGAGCACGTGCTCGTGGTACGGCGCACCGGCCAGGACACCTCCTTCACCGAGGGCCGCGACGTCTGGTGGCACGATGCGGTCGCCCGCCAGTCCGCCGAGCACACCCCGCAGGCATTCGACGCCGAGCACCCGCTCTTCATCCTCTACACCTCGGGGACCACGGGTAAGCCGAAGGGCATCCTGCACACCTCCGGCGGCTACCTCACGCAGGCGGCGTACACCCACCACGCGGTCTTCGACCTGAAGCCGGAGAGCGACGTCTACTGGTGCACGGCCGACATCGGCTGGGTGACTGGGCACTCCTACATCGTCTACGGGCCGCTCGCGAACGGCGCCACGCAGGTCATGTACGAGGGCACGCCGGACACCCCCCACCAGGGCCGCTTCTGGGAGGTCGTGCAGAAGTACGGCGTCACGATCCTCTACACGGCGCCGACGGCCATCCGCACGTTCATGAAGTGGGGCGACGACATCCCCGCGAAGTTCGACCTGTCGAGCCTGCGCGTCCTGGGCTCGGTCGGCGAGCCGATCAACCCCGAGGCCTGGGTCTGGTACCGCAAGCACATCGGCGGCGACCGGTGCCCGATCGTGGACACCTGGTGGCAGACCGAGACCGGCGCGATGATGATCTCCCCGCTGCCGGGCGTCACGCACACCAAGCCCGGATCCGCCCAGCGGGCTCTGCCCGGAATCTCCGCCACCGTCGTGGACGACGAGGCGCACGAGGTCCCGAACGGCGGAGGCGGCTATCTGGTGCTCACCGAGCCGTGGCCGTCGATGCTGCGCACCATCTGGGGCGACGACCAGCGCTTCATCGACACCTACTGGTCGCGCTTCGAGGGCAAGTACTTCGCGGGCGACGGTGCGAAGAAGGACGACGACGGCGACATCTGGCTGTTGGGCCGGGTGGACGACGTGATGCTGGTCTCCGGTCACAACATCTCGACCACCGAGGTCGAGTCGGCACTGGTCTCGCACCCGTCGGTCGCCGAGGCGGCCGTGGTGGGCGCCGCCGACGAGACCACCGGCCAGGCCATCGTGGCCTTCGTCATCCTGCGCGGCAGCGCCTCCGAGACCGGAAGCCTGGTCAGTGACCTGCGCGACCACGTGGGCAGCACGCTCGGCCCGATCGCCAAGCCCAAGCGGATCCTGCCGGTTCAGGAGCTGCCGAAGACCCGCTCTGGCAAGATCATGCGCCGCCTGCTGCGCGATGTGGCGGAGAACCGCGCCGTCGGCGACGTCACCACGCTCGCCGACTCCTCGGTGATGGACCTCATCCAGAGCAAGCTCCCGGCCGCCGCCGGCAGCGAGGACTGA
- the nhaA gene encoding Na+/H+ antiporter NhaA, which yields MAAPSPTDHKSRKLLGRLSLPESRFIADALRAETVGGVLLLVAAIAALLWANIPAVSDSYASVRSFHIGPASLGLDLSLQHWAADGLLAIFFFVAGIELKRELVAGDLRDPKAAALPVIAALCGMAVPALVYALVNLTGNGSMDGWAVPTATDIAFALAVLAVIGTSLPSALRAFLLTLAVVDDLFAILIIAVFFTSEINFLALGGALVGLALFWFLLRRDVRGWYVYVPLALVVWGLMYNSGVHATIAGVAMGLMLRCTRREGERTSPGEHIEHLVRPVSAGLAVPLFALFSAGVSLSDEAIAQVFTRPETLGVVLGLVVGKTVGIFGGTWLAARFTKAELNEDLAWPDVLAVATLAGIGFTVSLLIGELAFADDATLADEIKAAVLFGSLISAVIACVLLKLRNRRYRALTEAEERDEDHDGIPDIYEEDNPDYHLRMAKIYEDRAAEHRRKAEKAAAAALRTAAGSTTEADRPA from the coding sequence GTGGCCGCGCCCAGCCCCACCGACCACAAGAGCCGCAAGCTGCTCGGCCGCCTCTCGCTGCCCGAGAGCCGCTTCATCGCCGACGCCCTGCGCGCCGAGACGGTAGGCGGCGTCCTGCTCCTGGTGGCCGCGATCGCCGCCCTCCTGTGGGCCAACATCCCCGCCGTATCGGACAGCTACGCGAGCGTCCGGTCCTTCCACATCGGACCCGCCTCCCTCGGCCTGGACCTCTCGCTCCAGCACTGGGCGGCCGACGGCCTCCTCGCCATCTTCTTCTTCGTCGCGGGCATCGAGCTCAAGCGCGAACTCGTCGCGGGCGACCTGCGCGATCCCAAGGCCGCCGCGCTCCCCGTGATCGCCGCCCTCTGCGGCATGGCCGTGCCGGCGCTGGTCTACGCCCTGGTCAACCTCACGGGCAACGGCTCGATGGACGGCTGGGCGGTTCCGACGGCCACCGACATCGCCTTCGCGCTCGCCGTCCTCGCCGTCATCGGCACCTCACTGCCCTCGGCCCTGCGCGCCTTCCTGCTGACCCTCGCCGTCGTCGACGACCTGTTCGCCATCCTGATCATCGCGGTCTTCTTCACCAGCGAGATCAACTTCCTGGCGCTCGGCGGCGCACTCGTGGGCCTGGCCCTCTTCTGGTTCCTGCTCCGCCGCGACGTCCGGGGCTGGTACGTCTACGTCCCGCTCGCCCTGGTCGTCTGGGGCCTGATGTACAACAGCGGCGTGCACGCCACCATCGCCGGCGTCGCCATGGGCCTGATGCTCCGCTGCACCCGTCGGGAAGGCGAGCGAACCTCCCCCGGCGAGCACATCGAGCACCTGGTCCGGCCCGTCTCGGCCGGACTCGCCGTGCCGCTCTTCGCCCTCTTCTCCGCCGGCGTCTCGCTCTCCGACGAGGCCATCGCACAGGTCTTCACGCGCCCCGAGACCCTCGGCGTGGTCCTCGGCCTCGTCGTCGGAAAGACCGTGGGCATCTTCGGCGGCACCTGGCTGGCCGCCCGCTTCACAAAGGCCGAGCTGAACGAGGACCTGGCCTGGCCCGACGTACTCGCCGTGGCCACCCTCGCGGGCATCGGCTTCACCGTGTCCCTCCTCATCGGCGAGCTCGCCTTCGCCGACGACGCGACCCTCGCCGACGAGATCAAGGCCGCCGTCCTGTTCGGCTCCCTCATCTCCGCCGTGATCGCGTGCGTCCTGCTCAAGCTCCGCAACCGCCGCTACCGCGCGCTCACCGAGGCCGAGGAGCGCGACGAGGACCACGACGGCATCCCGGACATCTACGAGGAGGACAACCCCGACTACCACCTGCGGATGGCCAAGATCTACGAGGACCGGGCGGCGGAGCACCGCCGCAAGGCGGAGAAGGCGGCGGCCGCCGCGCTGCGAACCGCGGCCGGGTCCACCACCGAGGCCGACCGTCCGGCATGA
- a CDS encoding phage holin family protein: protein MSAVDQEAQGAERTLGQLVASATAEMSALVHDEIALAKAELREDVKRVGSGSASIAVAGVFAVFSLPVLTFAAAYGIHNLGLGLAWSFLIVGGAFLLIAGVLALIAVRKFKKIKPPEKSIASVKQTAALVGTVKPHPRPVSDQAVGVARSSS, encoded by the coding sequence ATGAGCGCAGTGGACCAAGAGGCGCAGGGAGCCGAGCGCACACTCGGCCAGCTGGTCGCCTCGGCCACCGCCGAGATGTCCGCCCTGGTTCACGACGAGATCGCCCTGGCCAAGGCGGAACTCCGCGAGGACGTCAAGCGTGTGGGCAGCGGTAGCGCCTCCATCGCCGTCGCAGGAGTGTTCGCCGTCTTCTCCCTCCCGGTGCTGACCTTCGCGGCCGCGTACGGGATCCACAACCTGGGGCTCGGCCTGGCCTGGTCCTTCCTGATCGTCGGCGGCGCGTTCCTGCTGATCGCGGGTGTCCTCGCGCTGATCGCCGTACGGAAGTTCAAGAAGATCAAGCCGCCGGAGAAGTCCATCGCCTCGGTCAAGCAGACCGCCGCGCTGGTCGGGACCGTCAAGCCGCACCCGCGGCCGGTGAGTGACCAGGCTGTGGGTGTGGCACGCTCGTCCTCATGA
- a CDS encoding alpha/beta fold hydrolase, whose translation MTAPTPDPSIPPTATTAVRLGLPGGEAVTHRDVAANGARFHVAELGDGPLVLLLHGFPQFWWTWRHQLTALADAGYRAVAMDLRGVGGSDRTPRGYDPPNLALDITGVVRSLGEPDAALVGHDLGGYLAWTAAVMRPKLVRRLVVSSMPHPRRWRSAMLSDFGQSRASSHIWGFQRPFLPERQLVADDGALVGDLIRDWSGPRPPEEEDLAVYRRAMCIPSTAHCSIEPYRWMMRSMARPDGLQFNRRMKRPVRVPTLHLHGSLDPVMRTRSAAGSGEYVEAPYRWRLFDGLGHFPHEEDPAAFSTELVNWLKDPEPDR comes from the coding sequence ATGACAGCGCCCACGCCGGACCCCAGCATTCCGCCCACGGCCACCACGGCGGTGCGGCTCGGCCTCCCCGGCGGGGAAGCGGTGACGCACCGGGACGTGGCCGCCAACGGTGCCCGCTTCCACGTCGCCGAGCTCGGTGACGGCCCGCTGGTGCTGCTGCTGCACGGCTTCCCGCAGTTCTGGTGGACCTGGCGGCACCAGCTGACCGCTCTGGCCGACGCCGGGTACCGGGCCGTCGCGATGGACCTGCGCGGGGTCGGCGGCAGCGACCGCACCCCACGTGGCTACGACCCCCCCAACCTGGCGCTCGACATCACCGGGGTCGTGCGGTCCCTCGGCGAGCCGGACGCCGCTCTCGTCGGGCACGACCTGGGCGGGTACCTCGCGTGGACGGCGGCCGTGATGCGGCCCAAGCTGGTGCGCCGGCTCGTGGTGTCCTCCATGCCCCACCCTCGGCGGTGGCGCTCGGCGATGCTGTCGGACTTCGGTCAGTCCCGGGCGAGTTCACACATCTGGGGCTTCCAGCGGCCCTTCCTGCCCGAGCGGCAGCTCGTCGCCGACGACGGCGCCCTCGTGGGGGACCTGATCCGCGACTGGTCGGGGCCGCGTCCCCCCGAGGAGGAGGATCTCGCCGTGTACCGGCGGGCCATGTGCATCCCGTCCACCGCACACTGCTCGATCGAGCCGTACCGGTGGATGATGCGGTCGATGGCCCGGCCCGACGGGCTGCAGTTCAACCGGCGGATGAAGCGGCCGGTCCGGGTGCCGACGCTGCACCTGCACGGTTCGCTCGACCCGGTGATGCGCACGCGCAGTGCCGCCGGATCCGGCGAGTACGTCGAAGCCCCTTACCGGTGGAGGCTGTTCGACGGCCTCGGGCACTTCCCGCACGAGGAGGATCCGGCCGCCTTCTCGACCGAGCTGGTGAACTGGCTGAAGGACCCCGAGCCGGACCGCTGA
- a CDS encoding MarP family serine protease, protein MNVLDILLLLAAVWFAIVGYRQGFVVGVLSVIGFLGGGLVAVSLLPLIWDRVTDNGTQVSTTVVVIAVVAVIICASVGQALTTHLGGKLRRQITGAPARVLDATGGALVNVVAMLLVAWLIGSALAGTSLPTLGKEVRNSKVLLGVARVLPDQANSWFSDFSSTLARNGFPQVFSPFSNEPITEVKAPDPALATSPVADVAKRSIVKVVGTAPSCSKVLEGTGFVFAPGKVMTNAHVVGGVGEPTVQIGGEGRLYDGKVVLYDWERDIAVLDVPKLKAPPLEFTDKDAVSSSDAIVAGFPENGAYDVRPARVRGRINANGPDIYHRGTVRRDVYSLFATVRQGNSGGPLLTPDGQVYGVVFAKSLDDPNTGYALTVDEIREDIEKGRTAERRVESQGCAL, encoded by the coding sequence GTGAACGTGCTGGACATCCTGTTGTTGCTCGCCGCCGTGTGGTTCGCGATCGTCGGCTACCGCCAGGGGTTCGTCGTCGGCGTCCTGTCGGTGATCGGCTTCCTCGGCGGTGGCCTCGTCGCCGTTTCCCTGCTCCCGCTGATCTGGGACCGGGTGACGGACAACGGCACCCAGGTGTCCACCACGGTCGTCGTCATCGCCGTGGTGGCGGTCATCATCTGTGCCTCGGTCGGCCAGGCGCTGACCACCCATCTCGGCGGCAAACTCCGGCGGCAGATCACCGGTGCCCCGGCGCGGGTGCTCGACGCCACCGGCGGGGCCCTGGTCAACGTGGTCGCGATGCTGCTCGTGGCCTGGCTGATCGGCTCCGCGCTGGCCGGGACCTCGCTGCCCACCCTGGGCAAGGAGGTCCGCAACTCCAAGGTGCTCCTGGGCGTTGCGCGGGTGCTGCCCGACCAGGCGAACAGCTGGTTCTCGGACTTCAGCTCCACTCTCGCGCGCAACGGCTTCCCGCAGGTGTTCAGCCCGTTCTCCAACGAGCCCATCACCGAGGTGAAGGCGCCCGATCCGGCGCTCGCCACCAGCCCCGTGGCGGACGTGGCCAAGCGCTCGATCGTGAAGGTCGTCGGTACGGCGCCCAGCTGCAGCAAGGTACTGGAGGGCACGGGCTTCGTGTTCGCGCCCGGCAAGGTCATGACCAACGCGCACGTCGTCGGCGGGGTCGGCGAGCCGACCGTGCAGATCGGCGGCGAGGGCAGGCTGTACGACGGCAAGGTCGTGCTCTACGACTGGGAGCGCGACATCGCCGTCCTGGACGTGCCCAAGCTGAAGGCGCCGCCGCTGGAGTTCACCGACAAGGACGCAGTGAGCAGCAGCGACGCGATCGTCGCCGGTTTCCCGGAGAACGGCGCGTACGACGTCCGCCCGGCCCGGGTCCGCGGCCGGATCAACGCCAACGGACCGGACATCTACCACCGCGGTACTGTCCGACGGGACGTCTACTCGCTGTTCGCGACGGTCCGTCAGGGCAACTCCGGCGGCCCGCTGCTCACGCCCGACGGCCAGGTGTACGGCGTCGTCTTCGCGAAGTCCCTCGACGACCCGAACACCGGCTACGCCCTGACCGTGGACGAGATCCGCGAGGACATCGAGAAGGGCCGGACCGCCGAGCGCCGGGTCGAGAGCCAGGGCTGCGCCCTCTGA
- a CDS encoding CoA pyrophosphatase: protein MTRGTRDEAGVAAGVRAGGGPAVTTAGLPDWLDPVVEAARTVEPRQLSRFLPPEDGRGRQSAVLILFGEGLRGPELLLMERAGTLRSHAGQPSFPGGALDPQDGDPHTTGPLSAALREAEEETGLDPSGVQLFGVLPRLYIPVSEFVVTPVLGWWHTPSPVGVVDPAETARVFTVAVADLTDPEHRVTTVHPRGHLGPGFTVESALVWGFTAGVIDRILHFAGWERPWDRSRQVPLDWHA, encoded by the coding sequence ATGACGCGCGGTACACGGGACGAGGCCGGGGTCGCTGCGGGAGTGCGCGCGGGGGGCGGCCCGGCCGTCACCACCGCGGGGCTGCCCGACTGGCTCGATCCCGTCGTCGAGGCCGCCCGGACCGTGGAGCCGCGGCAGCTGAGCCGGTTCCTGCCGCCCGAGGACGGCCGGGGGCGACAGTCGGCCGTCCTCATCCTCTTCGGGGAGGGGCTCCGGGGTCCGGAGCTGCTCCTGATGGAGCGCGCCGGCACCCTCCGCTCGCACGCGGGCCAGCCGTCCTTCCCGGGCGGCGCACTGGACCCGCAGGACGGGGATCCGCACACCACGGGCCCGCTCTCGGCCGCGCTGCGCGAGGCTGAGGAAGAGACCGGGCTTGATCCTTCCGGCGTGCAGCTCTTCGGGGTGCTGCCCCGCCTCTACATCCCCGTCAGCGAGTTCGTCGTGACTCCGGTCCTGGGCTGGTGGCACACCCCGAGCCCGGTCGGCGTGGTGGATCCGGCCGAGACGGCCCGGGTGTTCACGGTTGCCGTGGCCGATCTCACGGACCCCGAGCACCGGGTCACGACGGTCCACCCGCGGGGCCACCTGGGCCCCGGTTTCACGGTGGAATCGGCTCTGGTCTGGGGTTTCACGGCCGGGGTGATCGACCGGATCCTGCACTTCGCAGGCTGGGAACGTCCGTGGGACCGATCACGCCAGGTCCCGCTCGACTGGCACGCGTGA
- the nth gene encoding endonuclease III, whose protein sequence is MGGAFTLAGMAEETRLALVRRARKINRALADVYPYAHCELDHVNAWQLLVATVLSAQTTDLRVNQVTPALFAKYPRPADLAGADPADVEELIRPTGFFRAKTRSITGLAAAIVADFGGMVPKTTADLVKLPGVGRKTSFVVTGNACACEDSRAGDPDHGANVHTPFGVPGITVDTHFGRLVRRWKWTEQEDPEKVEADIWAIFPKSEWTMLSHRVVFHGRRICHARKPACGACPIAPLCPAYGEGETDPEKAKKLLKYEKGGQPGQRLSPPPDYPGRPAPPLGAGAERQA, encoded by the coding sequence ATGGGCGGGGCCTTTACGCTGGCCGGTATGGCTGAAGAGACCCGGCTAGCACTCGTTCGGCGGGCACGGAAGATCAACCGTGCGCTTGCTGATGTGTACCCGTATGCGCACTGCGAGCTAGACCACGTGAACGCGTGGCAACTGTTGGTAGCAACCGTGCTCAGCGCGCAGACGACAGACCTACGCGTGAACCAGGTGACCCCGGCGCTGTTCGCGAAGTACCCCCGGCCCGCTGATCTTGCCGGGGCGGACCCGGCGGACGTAGAGGAGCTGATCCGGCCCACGGGGTTCTTCCGTGCCAAGACTCGGAGCATCACGGGACTGGCCGCTGCGATCGTGGCCGACTTTGGCGGCATGGTGCCCAAGACCACGGCCGACCTGGTGAAACTCCCCGGTGTCGGTCGGAAGACCTCGTTCGTCGTGACCGGCAACGCGTGCGCCTGTGAGGACAGCCGGGCCGGTGATCCTGACCATGGTGCTAATGTGCACACCCCCTTCGGCGTTCCCGGGATCACCGTGGACACCCACTTCGGCCGATTGGTGCGCCGGTGGAAGTGGACCGAGCAGGAGGACCCGGAGAAGGTCGAGGCGGACATCTGGGCGATCTTCCCCAAGAGCGAGTGGACGATGCTCTCGCACCGGGTCGTCTTCCACGGCCGCCGCATCTGCCACGCCCGCAAGCCCGCCTGTGGCGCCTGCCCGATCGCCCCGCTCTGCCCGGCGTACGGGGAGGGCGAGACGGACCCGGAGAAGGCGAAGAAGCTGCTCAAGTACGAGAAGGGCGGCCAGCCGGGCCAGCGGCTGAGCCCGCCCCCGGACTACCCGGGCCGGCCCGCGCCGCCGCTGGGCGCGGGCGCGGAGCGGCAGGCGTAG